A genome region from Akkermansiaceae bacterium includes the following:
- a CDS encoding NADH-quinone oxidoreductase subunit N codes for MPAYYLEALTVTLGFAILIFEAFVPSKNKSWLGISGAIGLVLILITTCLAIGPNEKPDSAWAGWPIWNFYQFDSLARFYKIFALLATALVLLMAVDYRKILSRFTETPDSEEGTGEFYSLPIFACAGMMWMASAKDLAGAFVALELVTITFYILVAYMRRNVGSLEAGVKYLILGALSTGFLVYGIAWVYGSTGTMRLDLIPSSFPNLQSPIPLLFGIALVLVALGFKVGAVPMQMWIPDVYQGAPTPTTAFLSVASKAAGFVLLIRFLTPFLGESSPVRNQVLTILLIIAGATLLYGNLAAIPQTNFKRLLAYSSIAHAGFLLLALAAWRPVSGWSVTSTEAVSFYLATYLLMTLGVFFILAQIRIHRDGEAVTDFNGLGKTNPLLALALTILLAALAGVPLTAGFIGKFFVFSLAAESGLWIGIGIAVIAAAAGFYYYFKTIRAMWWIDAGDNTTIALPQISKIAIGALTVLTLVFGVYPAPILALLR; via the coding sequence ATGCCCGCCTACTACCTCGAAGCCCTCACCGTCACCCTCGGTTTCGCCATCCTGATTTTCGAGGCATTCGTGCCATCGAAAAACAAATCATGGCTTGGCATATCGGGCGCCATCGGCCTGGTCCTGATCCTCATCACCACCTGCCTCGCCATCGGCCCGAATGAAAAACCCGATTCCGCTTGGGCCGGCTGGCCGATCTGGAACTTCTACCAGTTCGATTCCCTGGCCCGCTTCTACAAGATCTTCGCCCTGCTCGCCACCGCGCTGGTGCTGCTGATGGCGGTCGATTACCGGAAGATCCTTTCCCGTTTCACCGAAACGCCGGACTCCGAGGAAGGCACCGGGGAATTCTACTCCCTCCCCATCTTCGCCTGCGCGGGCATGATGTGGATGGCCTCCGCGAAAGACCTTGCGGGCGCATTCGTCGCGCTGGAGCTGGTCACGATCACCTTCTACATACTCGTCGCCTACATGCGCCGCAACGTAGGCTCGCTGGAGGCGGGCGTGAAATACCTCATCCTCGGTGCGCTCAGCACCGGTTTCCTCGTCTATGGCATCGCCTGGGTCTATGGCTCCACCGGCACGATGCGACTCGATCTCATCCCATCCTCATTCCCAAATCTCCAATCCCCAATCCCGCTCCTATTTGGCATCGCACTCGTGCTCGTCGCGCTCGGATTCAAGGTCGGTGCCGTGCCGATGCAAATGTGGATCCCTGACGTCTACCAAGGCGCACCAACCCCCACCACCGCCTTCCTCTCGGTGGCTTCCAAGGCCGCAGGCTTCGTCCTGCTGATCCGTTTCCTAACACCCTTCCTCGGCGAAAGCTCCCCTGTCCGCAACCAGGTGCTGACCATCCTCCTCATCATCGCCGGAGCCACCCTGCTCTACGGCAACCTCGCCGCGATCCCGCAAACGAATTTCAAGCGGCTGCTCGCCTACTCCTCCATCGCCCACGCGGGTTTCCTGCTCCTTGCCCTCGCCGCATGGCGTCCCGTCTCCGGCTGGAGCGTCACCTCCACCGAGGCGGTCTCGTTCTATCTCGCCACCTACCTGCTGATGACGCTCGGCGTGTTTTTCATCCTCGCCCAGATCCGCATCCACCGTGATGGAGAGGCGGTCACCGACTTCAACGGCCTTGGCAAGACCAATCCCCTGCTCGCCCTCGCCCTCACCATCCTGCTCGCCGCCCTTGCCGGAGTCCCCCTGACCGCAGGATTCATCGGGAAATTCTTCGTCTTCTCCCTAGCCGCCGAGTCCGGCCTCTGGATAGGCATCGGCATCGCGGTCATCGCAGCTGCCGCCGGCTTCTACTACTATTTCAAGACCATCCGCGCCATGTGGTGGATAGACGCCGGCGATAACACCACCATCGCACTGCCGCAGATCTCGAAAATCGCCATCGGAGCACTCACCGTCCTGACATTGGTGTTCGGCGTGTATCCGGCACCCATCCTCGCGCTGCTCCGCTAG
- a CDS encoding MBL fold metallo-hydrolase — MKLKFCGAAGTTTGSQHLLEVNGKRILLDCGLYQGSRKDAYEINCCFPHFDPASVDVVVLSHAHIDHSGNLPNLSKKGFNGTIFSTHATRDLCQIMLRDSARIQEHDIEWLNKHRKRSGLAAVEALYTEQDAEKCLRQFVTLGYDRPLTICDGVELTFVDAGHILGSAQVVLDVKDQSDGVEKRFLFSGDVGRGGNEVLRDPVAVKDVDFVLMESTYGGREHEAPPGFDDHFAKVIKQAAKRGGKILIPAFAVERTQKLLYVLNEMFVSKDLPPIPVYVDSPLAVSATEIYRLHPDSFNEEVYAALFEKQNPFGFEDLTLIRSVKGSKSLNDLKGVAIIISASGMCEAGRILHHLRNNIEDPKTTVLFVGYCAERTLGRRIRDGEKTVRILGDEFRVNANIEIVDSFSGHADHSELVDYHNRITGPKTHTWLVHGEPESAEHLEAALKEQGATVDIAELGKEVVF, encoded by the coding sequence ATGAAACTCAAATTTTGCGGCGCAGCCGGAACCACCACCGGCTCCCAGCACCTGCTGGAAGTGAATGGCAAGCGCATCCTCCTGGATTGCGGGCTCTATCAGGGCAGCCGCAAGGATGCCTACGAGATCAACTGCTGCTTTCCGCACTTCGATCCCGCATCGGTGGATGTCGTGGTGCTTTCCCATGCCCACATCGACCACAGCGGCAACCTGCCCAACCTTTCCAAGAAAGGCTTCAACGGCACAATCTTCTCGACCCACGCCACCCGCGATCTCTGCCAGATCATGCTGAGGGATTCCGCGCGGATCCAGGAACATGACATCGAGTGGCTCAACAAACACCGCAAGCGCAGCGGGCTTGCTGCGGTGGAGGCGCTCTACACGGAGCAGGATGCGGAAAAGTGCCTCCGCCAGTTCGTGACCCTCGGCTATGACAGGCCTCTGACAATCTGCGATGGCGTGGAGCTCACCTTCGTTGACGCGGGACATATCCTCGGGTCCGCGCAGGTCGTGCTGGATGTGAAGGACCAGTCCGACGGGGTCGAGAAACGCTTCCTGTTTTCCGGCGATGTCGGCCGGGGCGGCAACGAAGTGTTGCGCGATCCGGTGGCCGTGAAGGACGTGGATTTCGTGCTCATGGAAAGCACCTACGGCGGGCGTGAGCATGAGGCGCCTCCCGGTTTCGACGACCATTTTGCCAAGGTCATCAAGCAGGCGGCGAAGCGCGGCGGGAAAATCCTCATCCCCGCCTTCGCGGTCGAGAGGACGCAGAAGCTTCTCTACGTGCTCAACGAGATGTTCGTTTCCAAGGATCTTCCGCCCATCCCCGTTTACGTGGACAGCCCGCTGGCGGTGAGCGCCACCGAGATCTACCGGCTGCATCCCGATTCCTTCAACGAGGAAGTGTATGCCGCCCTTTTCGAGAAACAGAACCCCTTCGGCTTCGAAGACCTCACCCTGATCCGATCGGTGAAAGGCTCCAAATCGCTGAACGATCTCAAAGGCGTTGCGATCATCATTTCCGCCTCCGGCATGTGCGAGGCGGGGCGCATCCTCCATCACCTGCGCAACAACATCGAGGATCCGAAAACCACCGTGCTCTTTGTCGGCTACTGCGCAGAGCGCACACTGGGGCGGCGCATCCGCGATGGAGAGAAAACCGTTAGAATCCTCGGCGACGAGTTCCGCGTGAACGCGAACATCGAGATCGTGGATTCCTTTTCCGGCCATGCGGATCACTCCGAGCTGGTGGACTACCACAATCGCATCACGGGGCCGAAAACCCACACCTGGCTCGTCCACGGGGAACCGGAATCCGCGGAACACCTGGAGGCCGCCCTCAAGGAACAGGGTGCCACGGTGGATATCGCAGAGCTGGGCAAGGAAGTGGTTTTCTGA
- a CDS encoding homoserine kinase — translation MSANQEIRVFAPATVANVACGYDVLGFAIDSPGDEIVVRHSQKPGFQITKITGDGGKLPKDPEKNTAGVAALDLLKHLGMLDRGIEMEIHKKMPFGSGLGSSSASAVAGAYAVNKLIGEPLSKRQLLPFAMAGEASADGAWHADNVGPCLLGGIVFIRSNEELDIAQIPAPKNLWAAVVHPDIEILTKVAREILPKDIPLVNATQQIGNLGGLLCGLIQSDYGLISRSIHDVIAEPRRQKLIPDFYKAKRAALSAGALGFSISGAGPSVFALCEGEESARKVGAAVEKVFQAIPINCQVHVSGINPRGVHVVE, via the coding sequence ATGTCCGCCAACCAAGAGATCCGAGTTTTCGCCCCGGCAACCGTTGCCAACGTCGCCTGTGGCTACGATGTGCTCGGCTTCGCCATCGACTCGCCCGGCGATGAAATCGTCGTCCGCCATTCCCAGAAACCGGGTTTCCAGATCACCAAGATCACCGGTGATGGGGGCAAGCTGCCCAAAGATCCCGAGAAAAACACCGCCGGCGTCGCGGCGCTCGATCTGCTCAAGCACCTCGGGATGCTCGACCGCGGGATCGAGATGGAGATCCACAAGAAGATGCCCTTCGGTTCCGGCCTCGGTTCATCCTCCGCATCTGCCGTCGCAGGTGCGTATGCGGTCAACAAGCTCATCGGCGAGCCACTTTCAAAACGCCAGCTCCTACCCTTCGCGATGGCCGGGGAGGCCTCGGCGGACGGGGCGTGGCACGCGGACAACGTCGGCCCCTGCCTGCTGGGTGGCATCGTTTTCATCCGCTCCAACGAGGAACTCGACATCGCCCAGATCCCCGCCCCGAAAAATCTCTGGGCCGCTGTCGTCCACCCGGACATCGAGATCCTGACCAAGGTCGCCCGCGAAATCCTGCCCAAGGACATCCCGCTGGTGAACGCCACCCAACAGATCGGCAACCTCGGCGGCCTTCTCTGCGGCCTGATCCAGTCGGACTACGGCCTCATTTCCCGCTCCATCCATGATGTGATCGCCGAGCCGCGCCGCCAGAAGCTTATCCCGGATTTCTACAAGGCGAAACGCGCCGCCCTCTCCGCCGGGGCACTCGGATTCTCCATCTCCGGTGCCGGACCCTCGGTCTTCGCACTGTGTGAGGGCGAGGAAAGCGCCCGCAAGGTCGGGGCGGCGGTGGAGAAGGTTTTCCAGGCGATCCCCATCAACTGCCAAGTGCATGTGTCAGGGATCAACCCGCGCGGCGTACATGTGGTTGAGTGA
- the thrC gene encoding threonine synthase, translating to MKYHSTNNPGHRVGLKEAILRSLPPDNGLYMPDAMPVLGEGFWSSYRELSFREIGFAVAESFFGEDVPADDLKKIVDGTLEFDAPVVTLDPGDHILELFHGPTLAFKDFGARFMARLMAHLTEDDDRMLTVLVATSGDTGGAVASAFHNVPGTRVVILYPKGKVSGLQEKQLTSLGGNITALEIEGTFDDCQALVKKAFLDRELSERMNLTSANSINLSRLVPQSFYYIHAARQLEEGAKPVFVVPSGNFGNLTAGLLARQLGLPVEGFVAATNRNDVVPRYLESGSYEPRPSISTISNAMDVGAPSNFVRMTAIFGNSWQELKGCMGGMSFSDEETRAAIREVKSLYGYNIDPHGAVGWLAAGKYREANPGAETITLETAHPAKFPDVMDEELGAGTVDIPERLAVLADRPKVATELPKHWETFRDWLAANIH from the coding sequence GTGAAATATCATTCCACCAACAACCCCGGCCATCGGGTCGGCTTGAAAGAGGCGATCCTCCGCTCGCTGCCGCCGGACAATGGCCTCTACATGCCCGATGCTATGCCCGTCCTCGGAGAGGGCTTCTGGTCGTCCTACCGGGAGCTTTCCTTCCGTGAGATCGGTTTCGCCGTGGCGGAATCGTTTTTCGGCGAGGATGTCCCGGCGGATGACCTGAAGAAGATCGTGGACGGCACCCTGGAGTTCGATGCGCCGGTGGTGACGCTGGATCCCGGCGACCACATCCTCGAGCTGTTCCACGGGCCGACTCTGGCTTTCAAGGATTTCGGTGCGCGTTTCATGGCGCGGCTCATGGCTCACCTGACCGAGGATGATGACAGGATGCTGACCGTGCTGGTCGCGACCTCCGGCGATACCGGCGGTGCGGTGGCATCGGCCTTCCATAATGTGCCGGGCACGCGGGTGGTGATCCTCTATCCGAAGGGCAAGGTATCAGGACTTCAGGAAAAGCAGCTCACCTCGCTGGGCGGGAACATCACCGCGCTGGAAATCGAGGGAACCTTCGACGACTGCCAGGCGCTGGTGAAGAAAGCGTTCCTCGACCGGGAGCTTTCCGAGCGGATGAACCTCACCTCTGCGAACTCGATCAACCTGTCGCGGCTCGTTCCGCAAAGCTTCTATTACATCCATGCCGCCCGCCAGTTGGAGGAGGGGGCAAAGCCGGTGTTCGTGGTGCCTTCCGGCAATTTCGGCAACCTAACGGCCGGCCTTCTCGCCCGCCAGCTCGGTTTGCCCGTCGAGGGATTCGTGGCAGCCACGAACCGCAATGACGTCGTGCCGCGCTACCTCGAGAGCGGAAGCTACGAACCGCGTCCCAGCATCTCGACAATCTCCAACGCGATGGATGTGGGGGCACCATCGAACTTCGTCCGCATGACGGCCATTTTCGGAAACTCATGGCAGGAACTCAAGGGCTGCATGGGCGGGATGAGCTTCTCCGATGAGGAAACCCGTGCGGCCATCCGTGAGGTGAAATCCCTCTACGGCTACAACATTGATCCCCACGGAGCGGTCGGCTGGCTTGCTGCGGGCAAATACCGCGAGGCGAATCCCGGTGCCGAAACGATCACCTTGGAGACCGCGCATCCCGCGAAGTTTCCCGATGTGATGGATGAGGAGCTGGGAGCCGGAACCGTCGATATCCCGGAACGTCTGGCGGTTCTTGCCGATCGGCCTAAGGTGGCAACGGAGCTCCCGAAGCACTGGGAGACTTTCAGGGACTGGTTGGCGGCGAACATTCACTAG
- the uvrA gene encoding ABC-ATPase UvrA (The UvrABC repair system catalyzes the recognition and processing of DNA lesions. UvrA is an ATPase and a DNA-binding protein. A damage recognition complex composed of 2 uvrA and 2 uvrB subunits scans DNA for abnormalities. When the presence of a lesion has been verified by uvrB, the uvrA molecules dissociate), which translates to MNEVRISGARQHHLKNLTVAIPKGKLTVITGPSGSGKSSLAFDTLYAEGQRRYVESLSVYARQFLSQLEKPDVDSIEGLNPAIAIEQRVGGLSPRSTVASATEIYDYLRILWAAIGIPHDPETGQAMTRMGPSEIISELSAQPQGTKLIILAAVPKAEAAEPERLLGDLQRQGFIRIRIDGQIREINEVTIADHASPEIEIVIDRLVIREGIGSRLADSIELALRLCGAEAKVLLQKPGEAEYRELTFQTSYRNPRSGEIFGDLTPRHFSFNTLEGACPACEGLGCKSCGNLRLKNEIQSVKVRGGGLHPPSLSLGIMQFCQLGVSEAKQWISALKSSPAPLGDLAAEVEKRLTFLEEVGLDYLTLDRCSGTLSGGEVQRIKLATQLGAGLSGVIYVLDEPSIGLHSSDTARLISAITRLRDIGNTVVVVEHDEDIIRAADHLIDMGPGAGAQGGEILAEGSPLDIESPTGKWLRGEIPRFLPESGPRNPEARFITIHGAREHNLKDLTVKIPLHQVTVVSGPSGSGKSTLINGILAKSLARHFNNAKEEPGAHDSITGLGHIEKFVLCDQSSIGRSPRSNPATFIGAFDIIRDLFAKLPLSKQRGYGKGRFSFNAKGGRCERCQGNGKLKIEMHFLPDAWTGCPACLGKRFNRETLEITYKGKSIAEVLEMPVSEAKAHFRPIPKLYRLLHTMDGLGLGYLGLGQAGSTLSGGECQRLKLALEISRPSSPHTLYLFDEPTTGLHFGDVEKLLEAIFRLRDSGHSVIIIEHHPDVIAVADHLIRLGPGGGKKGGALLRTDCHHPPTRSPRSTPPPSPSGNR; encoded by the coding sequence ATGAACGAAGTACGAATCAGCGGTGCACGCCAGCATCACCTGAAAAACCTGACGGTCGCCATCCCGAAAGGGAAACTGACCGTCATAACCGGCCCCTCCGGCTCCGGAAAATCCTCGCTTGCCTTCGACACCCTCTATGCGGAGGGACAGCGCCGCTACGTCGAGTCCCTCTCGGTCTATGCCCGCCAGTTCCTATCCCAGCTGGAGAAGCCCGATGTCGATTCCATCGAAGGCCTCAACCCCGCCATCGCCATCGAACAGCGCGTCGGCGGCCTCTCCCCCCGCTCCACCGTCGCCTCCGCCACGGAAATCTACGATTACCTCCGCATCCTCTGGGCCGCAATCGGCATCCCCCACGACCCAGAAACCGGCCAAGCCATGACCCGCATGGGTCCCTCCGAAATCATCTCCGAGCTCTCCGCCCAGCCACAAGGCACAAAGCTCATCATCCTTGCCGCCGTCCCCAAAGCGGAAGCCGCCGAACCCGAACGACTGCTCGGCGACCTCCAGCGCCAGGGCTTCATCCGCATTCGCATCGATGGGCAGATCAGGGAAATCAACGAGGTCACCATTGCGGATCATGCCAGCCCGGAAATCGAGATCGTGATTGACCGCCTGGTAATCCGCGAAGGAATCGGGTCACGCCTCGCCGATTCCATCGAGCTCGCCCTCCGCCTCTGCGGTGCGGAAGCGAAAGTCCTCTTGCAGAAACCCGGCGAGGCCGAATACCGCGAACTCACATTCCAAACCTCCTACCGCAACCCCCGCAGCGGGGAGATCTTCGGTGATCTCACCCCCCGCCATTTCTCCTTCAACACCCTCGAGGGTGCATGCCCCGCCTGCGAAGGCCTAGGCTGCAAATCCTGTGGAAACCTCCGCCTTAAAAACGAAATCCAGTCCGTGAAAGTTCGTGGCGGCGGATTGCATCCGCCAAGCCTTTCGCTGGGCATCATGCAGTTCTGCCAACTGGGAGTTTCCGAAGCCAAGCAATGGATCTCCGCCCTGAAATCCTCCCCCGCCCCGCTCGGAGACCTCGCAGCCGAAGTCGAAAAGCGCCTCACCTTCCTGGAAGAAGTCGGCCTCGATTACCTCACGCTAGACCGATGCTCCGGCACACTCTCGGGCGGCGAAGTCCAGCGCATCAAGCTCGCCACCCAACTCGGGGCCGGCCTCTCCGGCGTGATCTACGTCCTCGATGAGCCCTCCATCGGCCTCCATTCCTCGGACACCGCACGCCTCATCTCCGCCATCACCCGCCTCCGCGACATCGGAAATACGGTGGTCGTAGTGGAACACGACGAGGACATCATCCGCGCCGCAGATCACCTCATCGACATGGGGCCCGGCGCAGGCGCGCAGGGAGGGGAAATTCTCGCCGAGGGCTCACCCCTTGATATCGAAAGCCCGACAGGAAAATGGCTGCGCGGGGAGATTCCGCGATTCTTGCCAGAGAGCGGCCCGCGGAACCCGGAGGCCAGATTCATCACGATCCACGGTGCCCGGGAACATAATCTGAAGGATCTGACGGTGAAAATCCCCCTCCACCAGGTCACCGTGGTTTCAGGCCCCTCGGGATCGGGAAAGTCCACCCTCATCAACGGCATCCTCGCAAAGTCACTTGCCAGGCATTTCAACAATGCGAAGGAAGAACCCGGTGCCCACGACTCGATCACCGGCCTCGGGCACATCGAAAAATTCGTCCTCTGCGACCAATCCTCCATCGGTCGTTCGCCGCGTTCGAATCCCGCCACATTCATCGGCGCCTTCGACATCATCCGGGATCTTTTCGCAAAACTCCCGCTCTCCAAACAACGCGGCTACGGCAAAGGCCGCTTCTCCTTCAACGCAAAAGGCGGCCGCTGCGAACGCTGCCAGGGCAACGGCAAATTGAAGATCGAGATGCACTTCCTTCCAGACGCATGGACGGGGTGCCCGGCCTGCCTCGGCAAGCGCTTCAACCGGGAGACACTCGAGATCACATACAAGGGGAAATCTATCGCCGAGGTCCTGGAAATGCCTGTGTCCGAGGCAAAGGCGCACTTCCGCCCCATACCGAAACTTTACCGCCTGCTACATACCATGGACGGCTTGGGGCTAGGCTACCTAGGCCTCGGCCAAGCCGGAAGCACGCTCTCTGGCGGCGAATGCCAACGCCTCAAGCTAGCCCTTGAAATTTCCCGGCCAAGCTCGCCACACACCCTCTATCTCTTCGACGAGCCGACCACCGGCCTGCACTTCGGAGATGTTGAAAAGCTGTTGGAAGCCATCTTCCGGCTCCGTGATTCCGGCCACTCCGTCATCATCATCGAACATCATCCCGATGTCATCGCCGTCGCGGATCACCTGATCCGCCTCGGCCCCGGCGGCGGAAAGAAAGGGGGCGCCTTGCTCAGAACGGATTGTCATCACCCACCCACTCGCTCCCCACGTTCCACTCCTCCACCATCTCCTTCGGGAAATCGTTGA
- a CDS encoding ATP-dependent helicase, with amino-acid sequence MAREYKLQRSKPVSASGIDYEKELNAEQFRAVSSPPGKALVIAGAGSGKTRTLTYRVSWLLDRSEDARNILLLTFTNKAAREMVERVRALVAGDVSDLWAGTFHSICNRILRRHAEEIGFTKSFSILDRDDQKSLMNAVVASCDIDTKQRRFPKADVLIAMFSLMSNTGAELRDVLHARYPYFADREDELEKVREGYAKKKRDTNSLDFDDMLVMAVELFRGHPDVLEIYRKRFRNILVDEYQDTNSVQSQLIDLLAGDSNSLMAVGDDSQSIYSWRGAEVDHILNFKKRYPDSVVHTIETNYRSVPEILDLSNAAISANRMRYEKNLRSSRAEIGAKPALVAVEDPSSQAMFVAQRMLELREEGIELSEMAVLYRAHFQSMEIQMELTRRGIPFAITSGLRFFEQAHVKDIAAFLRFVTNRRDEVSFKRMVELLPGCGPGSSEKLWQKWLRDPASGNPEPPGKWSEVFLSYPVPKKAAKPWEQLCYTLDELSPGGEFVTPSEMIFSVLEGVYDDYLKESFDNYELRRADIEQLIQYGTAFGDVLEFLAQLSLMATTDVEPTGDRAEADDDKVTLSSIHQAKGLEWKAVFLIWLVDGQFPNGRILEADDEAALEEERRLFYVALTRAKDELYLSYPMLNPKSYTGDILCRPSRFLNDFPKEMVEEWNVGSEWVGDDNPF; translated from the coding sequence ATGGCGCGTGAATACAAACTGCAGCGATCGAAGCCGGTTTCGGCCTCCGGGATCGACTACGAAAAGGAACTCAACGCGGAGCAATTCCGTGCGGTCAGCTCGCCGCCCGGAAAAGCGCTGGTGATCGCCGGGGCGGGCTCTGGGAAAACGCGCACGCTGACCTACCGGGTTTCCTGGCTGCTGGATCGCAGCGAGGATGCTCGCAACATCCTGCTGCTGACCTTCACCAACAAGGCCGCGCGGGAAATGGTCGAGCGGGTGCGGGCGCTGGTGGCAGGAGATGTCTCGGATCTCTGGGCGGGGACGTTCCACTCGATCTGCAACCGCATACTGCGCCGCCACGCGGAGGAGATCGGTTTCACGAAATCATTTTCCATCCTCGACAGGGACGACCAGAAATCCCTTATGAACGCGGTGGTGGCCTCCTGCGACATCGATACGAAGCAGCGCCGGTTCCCGAAGGCGGACGTTCTCATTGCGATGTTCAGCCTGATGTCGAACACCGGTGCGGAACTGCGCGATGTGCTTCATGCGAGGTATCCGTATTTCGCCGACAGGGAGGATGAGCTCGAGAAGGTGCGGGAGGGATACGCGAAGAAAAAGCGGGACACCAACTCGCTGGATTTCGATGACATGCTGGTCATGGCGGTGGAGCTTTTCCGCGGGCATCCGGATGTCTTGGAAATCTATCGGAAACGTTTCCGCAACATCCTTGTCGATGAGTATCAGGACACGAACTCGGTGCAGAGCCAGCTGATCGACCTCCTGGCGGGCGATTCAAACAGCCTCATGGCGGTCGGGGACGATTCGCAGTCGATCTACTCATGGCGCGGTGCGGAGGTGGATCACATCCTCAATTTCAAGAAACGCTACCCGGATTCCGTGGTGCACACGATCGAGACGAACTACCGCAGCGTGCCGGAGATCCTCGATCTCTCCAACGCGGCGATTTCCGCCAACCGGATGCGCTACGAGAAAAACCTGCGCTCGTCGCGCGCGGAGATCGGCGCGAAGCCGGCGCTGGTGGCGGTGGAGGATCCTTCCTCGCAGGCGATGTTTGTGGCGCAGCGGATGCTGGAGCTGCGCGAGGAGGGGATCGAGCTCTCGGAAATGGCGGTGCTTTACCGGGCGCATTTCCAGAGCATGGAGATCCAGATGGAGCTGACGCGGCGCGGCATCCCCTTCGCGATCACAAGCGGCCTGAGGTTTTTCGAACAGGCGCACGTCAAGGATATCGCCGCCTTCCTGCGCTTCGTCACGAACCGGAGGGATGAGGTCAGCTTCAAGCGCATGGTCGAACTGTTGCCCGGATGCGGACCGGGAAGTTCGGAGAAACTATGGCAGAAATGGTTGCGCGATCCCGCTTCGGGAAACCCGGAGCCACCGGGGAAATGGTCTGAGGTTTTCCTGTCGTACCCGGTGCCGAAGAAGGCGGCAAAACCTTGGGAGCAGCTCTGTTACACGCTCGACGAGCTCAGTCCCGGCGGGGAATTCGTCACGCCCTCGGAAATGATTTTCAGCGTGCTGGAGGGTGTCTACGACGACTACCTGAAGGAAAGCTTCGATAATTACGAGCTGCGCCGTGCGGACATCGAGCAGCTCATCCAGTACGGTACGGCCTTCGGGGATGTGCTGGAGTTTCTGGCACAGCTTTCCCTGATGGCCACCACCGATGTGGAACCGACCGGTGACAGGGCGGAAGCCGATGACGACAAGGTCACGCTCTCATCCATCCACCAGGCGAAGGGCTTGGAGTGGAAAGCGGTTTTCCTCATCTGGCTGGTGGACGGGCAATTTCCCAACGGGCGCATATTGGAAGCGGACGATGAGGCTGCCCTTGAGGAGGAAAGGCGGTTGTTCTACGTCGCACTTACCCGGGCGAAGGACGAGCTCTACCTCAGCTACCCGATGCTCAATCCGAAAAGCTACACGGGCGACATCCTCTGCCGCCCCTCGCGCTTCCTCAACGATTTCCCGAAGGAGATGGTGGAGGAGTGGAACGTGGGGAGCGAGTGGGTGGGTGATGACAATCCGTTCTGA